Proteins encoded by one window of Polyodon spathula isolate WHYD16114869_AA chromosome 16, ASM1765450v1, whole genome shotgun sequence:
- the LOC121329384 gene encoding small integral membrane protein 1-like, with protein sequence MEPQESDVQYARWNESCQDEVNINVSSTSTLEGISKQLCTGTPGIAMKLIGVLAILSLVFIIGYVTGYYVHKCK encoded by the exons ATGGAGCCCCAGGAGTCAGATGTGCAGTACGCTCGCTGGAATGAGAGCTGCCAGGATGAAGTCAACATCAATGTCTCTTCCACATCCACACTAGAGGG GATCTCCAAGCAGCTGTGCACTGGGACGCCTGGCATTGCCATGAAGTTGATCGGAGTGCTTGCGATTCTGAGCCTCGTTTTCATCATTGGATACGTCACTGGCTACTACGTACACAAGTGTAAATAA
- the LOC121328397 gene encoding mitotic spindle assembly checkpoint protein MAD2B-like isoform X4: MSCHPELNQYIQDTLHCIKPLIVKNDAEKIVLVIMDKGHHPVERFVFEMSQPPLVSISSDTLLSHVEQLLRAFILKISVCDAVLDNNPPGCTFTVLVHTREAATRNMEKIQVIKDFPWIVADEQEVHMREPRLIPLKTMTSDIVKVREIHACSCGLESRSTHWKALASSLKWTVSLLKCPVQVERQIL, translated from the exons ATGTCCTGCCACCCTGAACTGAATCAGTACATCCAAGACACTCTCCATTGCATTAAACCACTGATTGTGAAG aaTGATGCTGAGAAAATAGTCCTTGTCATTATGGACAAAGGGCATCACCCAGTGGAGAGATTtgtgtttgaaatgtcacagCCTCCTCTGGTCTCTATCAG CTCTGACACTTTGCTTTCTCATGTGGAGCAGTTGCTGCGAGCATTCATCCTAAAGATCAGTGTTTGTGATGCCGTTCTAGACAACAACCCCCCTG gctgtacatttacagtactggTTCACACCAGAGAAGCTGCCACTCGCAACATGGAAAAAATTCAGGTCATTAAG GATTTCCCTTGGATTGTTGCTGATGAGCAGGAAGTGCACATGCGGGAGCCCAGACTGATCCCTCTAAAAACCATGACCTCTGACATTGTCAAAGTAAGAGAGATCCATGCATGCAGCTGCGGTCTTGAGAGCAGGAGCACACATTGGAAAGCTTTGGCTAGCTCACTGAAGTGGACAGTGAGTCTACTTAAATGCCCCGTACAGGTTGAAAGGCAGATTTTGTAA
- the LOC121328397 gene encoding mitotic spindle assembly checkpoint protein MAD2B-like isoform X1 — protein MTTLTRQDLNFGQVVADILCEFLEVAIHLILYVREVYPSGIFQKRKKYSVPVQMSCHPELNQYIQDTLHCIKPLIVKNDAEKIVLVIMDKGHHPVERFVFEMSQPPLVSISSDTLLSHVEQLLRAFILKISVCDAVLDNNPPGCTFTVLVHTREAATRNMEKIQVIKDFPWIVADEQEVHMREPRLIPLKTMTSDIVKVREIHACSCGLESRSTHWKALASSLKWTVSLLKCPVQVERQIL, from the exons ATGACAACCCTCACGAGACAGGATCTGAATTTTGGGCAAG TTGTCGCTGATATCCTGTGTGAGTTTTTGGAGGTGGCCATTCACCTCATACTCTATGTCAGGGAGGTTTACCCGAGTGGGATTTTCCAGAAGAGAAAGAAATACAGCGTTCCTGTGCAG ATGTCCTGCCACCCTGAACTGAATCAGTACATCCAAGACACTCTCCATTGCATTAAACCACTGATTGTGAAG aaTGATGCTGAGAAAATAGTCCTTGTCATTATGGACAAAGGGCATCACCCAGTGGAGAGATTtgtgtttgaaatgtcacagCCTCCTCTGGTCTCTATCAG CTCTGACACTTTGCTTTCTCATGTGGAGCAGTTGCTGCGAGCATTCATCCTAAAGATCAGTGTTTGTGATGCCGTTCTAGACAACAACCCCCCTG gctgtacatttacagtactggTTCACACCAGAGAAGCTGCCACTCGCAACATGGAAAAAATTCAGGTCATTAAG GATTTCCCTTGGATTGTTGCTGATGAGCAGGAAGTGCACATGCGGGAGCCCAGACTGATCCCTCTAAAAACCATGACCTCTGACATTGTCAAAGTAAGAGAGATCCATGCATGCAGCTGCGGTCTTGAGAGCAGGAGCACACATTGGAAAGCTTTGGCTAGCTCACTGAAGTGGACAGTGAGTCTACTTAAATGCCCCGTACAGGTTGAAAGGCAGATTTTGTAA
- the LOC121328397 gene encoding mitotic spindle assembly checkpoint protein MAD2B-like isoform X3 → MTTLTRQDLNFGQVVADILCEFLEVAIHLILYVREVYPSGIFQKRKKYSVPVQMSCHPELNQYIQDTLHCIKPLIVKNDAEKIVLVIMDKGHHPVERFVFEMSQPPLVSISSDTLLSHVEQLLRAFILKISVCDAVLDNNPPGCTFTVLVHTREAATRNMEKIQVIKDFPWIVADEQEVHMREPRLIPLKTMTSDIVKMQLYVEERAQKAS, encoded by the exons ATGACAACCCTCACGAGACAGGATCTGAATTTTGGGCAAG TTGTCGCTGATATCCTGTGTGAGTTTTTGGAGGTGGCCATTCACCTCATACTCTATGTCAGGGAGGTTTACCCGAGTGGGATTTTCCAGAAGAGAAAGAAATACAGCGTTCCTGTGCAG ATGTCCTGCCACCCTGAACTGAATCAGTACATCCAAGACACTCTCCATTGCATTAAACCACTGATTGTGAAG aaTGATGCTGAGAAAATAGTCCTTGTCATTATGGACAAAGGGCATCACCCAGTGGAGAGATTtgtgtttgaaatgtcacagCCTCCTCTGGTCTCTATCAG CTCTGACACTTTGCTTTCTCATGTGGAGCAGTTGCTGCGAGCATTCATCCTAAAGATCAGTGTTTGTGATGCCGTTCTAGACAACAACCCCCCTG gctgtacatttacagtactggTTCACACCAGAGAAGCTGCCACTCGCAACATGGAAAAAATTCAGGTCATTAAG GATTTCCCTTGGATTGTTGCTGATGAGCAGGAAGTGCACATGCGGGAGCCCAGACTGATCCCTCTAAAAACCATGACCTCTGACATTGTCAAA atgcagtTGTATGTTGAGGAAAGGGCTCAGAAGGCTTCTTAA
- the LOC121328397 gene encoding mitotic spindle assembly checkpoint protein MAD2B-like isoform X2 → MTTLTRQDLNFGQVVADILCEFLEVAIHLILYVREVYPSGIFQKRKKYSVPVQMSCHPELNQYIQDTLHCIKPLIVKNDAEKIVLVIMDKGHHPVERFVFEMSQPPLVSISSDTLLSHVEQLLRAFILKISVCDAVLDNNPPGCTFTVLVHTREAATRNMEKIQVIKDFPWIVADEQEVHMREPRLIPLKTMTSDIVKVREIHACSCGLESRSTHWKALASSLKWTMQLYVEERAQKAS, encoded by the exons ATGACAACCCTCACGAGACAGGATCTGAATTTTGGGCAAG TTGTCGCTGATATCCTGTGTGAGTTTTTGGAGGTGGCCATTCACCTCATACTCTATGTCAGGGAGGTTTACCCGAGTGGGATTTTCCAGAAGAGAAAGAAATACAGCGTTCCTGTGCAG ATGTCCTGCCACCCTGAACTGAATCAGTACATCCAAGACACTCTCCATTGCATTAAACCACTGATTGTGAAG aaTGATGCTGAGAAAATAGTCCTTGTCATTATGGACAAAGGGCATCACCCAGTGGAGAGATTtgtgtttgaaatgtcacagCCTCCTCTGGTCTCTATCAG CTCTGACACTTTGCTTTCTCATGTGGAGCAGTTGCTGCGAGCATTCATCCTAAAGATCAGTGTTTGTGATGCCGTTCTAGACAACAACCCCCCTG gctgtacatttacagtactggTTCACACCAGAGAAGCTGCCACTCGCAACATGGAAAAAATTCAGGTCATTAAG GATTTCCCTTGGATTGTTGCTGATGAGCAGGAAGTGCACATGCGGGAGCCCAGACTGATCCCTCTAAAAACCATGACCTCTGACATTGTCAAAGTAAGAGAGATCCATGCATGCAGCTGCGGTCTTGAGAGCAGGAGCACACATTGGAAAGCTTTGGCTAGCTCACTGAAGTGGACA atgcagtTGTATGTTGAGGAAAGGGCTCAGAAGGCTTCTTAA